In one Juglans regia cultivar Chandler chromosome 11, Walnut 2.0, whole genome shotgun sequence genomic region, the following are encoded:
- the LOC108984438 gene encoding protein METHYLENE BLUE SENSITIVITY 1-like: MTGKAKPKKHTAKEIASKVDAATTNRGGGKAGLADRSGVEKGGHAKLECPHCKVTAPDIKSMQIHHDAKHPKVAFDESKLVNRHATVAADTSKPRPGIRGSLKK, translated from the coding sequence ATGACGGGAAAGGCTAAGCCGAAGAAGCACACGGCGAAGGAGATCGCGTCGAAGGTCGACGCGGCAACGACGAACCGGGGCGGTGGGAAGGCCGGGCTTGCTGATCGTTCCGGCGTGGAAAAGGGCGGGCACGCCAAGCTCGAGTGCCCGCACTGCAAGGTGACGGCGCCGGACATCAAGTCTATGCAGATCCACCACGACGCCAAGCACCCGAAGGTCGCCTTCGACGAGTCCAAGCTCGTCAATCGCCACGCCACCGTTGCCGCTGACACCTCCAAGCCCCGTCCTGGTATCCGCGGCAGCTTGAAGAAGTGA